One genomic segment of Sminthopsis crassicaudata isolate SCR6 chromosome 2, ASM4859323v1, whole genome shotgun sequence includes these proteins:
- the ZBTB6 gene encoding zinc finger and BTB domain-containing protein 6 isoform X1 yields the protein MAAGICFRFAIQLPVLPPSPQQNRVERPAEGEVGLPRKGFVPGWAKLPDWTAVAPVSAAVARGPLLWRAQFLARPQPERVSVDCGNARETHGGQRSSVTMAAESDVLHFQFEQQGDAVLQKMNLLRQQNLFCDVSIYINDTEFQGHKVIFAACSTFMRDQFLLNQSKQVRITILQSAEIGRKLLLSCYTGALEVKRKELLKYLTAASYLQMVHIVEKCTEALSKYLEIDSSMKNNSQGAETCHSSYPELKDEDENLERDCEIIEISEDSPVNLDIQVKQEKDNVLQPTIQGLILDKKDMKTSEISAVEIGYKNDEICLFRMDSINVPTVESEQFSQPCTSSKTNIYFPETQHSLINSTVESRMTEVPGSHFQGFIGESTEGSVGVTNGLQSLEEGYSWRHQCPKCPRGFLHLENYLRHLKMHKLFLCLQCGKTFTQKKNLNRHIRGHMGIRPFQCSVCLKTFTAKSTLQDHLNIHSGDRPYKCHCCDMDFKHKSALKKHLTSVHGRNSGERANLDIITKVKIDYD from the exons ATGGCCGCTGGAATATGCTTCCGGTTCGCTATTCAGCTCCCAGTTCTGCCGCCGTCGCCCCAGCAGAATCGGGTGGAGCGGCCAGCGGAGGGTGAAGTAGGCTTACCCCGGAAGGGTTTTGTCCCAGGCTGGGCCAAACTTCCGGACTGGACAGCCGTTGCTCCCGTCTCCGCAGCTGTTGCCCGAGGGCCCTTGCTTTGGAGGGCGCAGTTTCTTGCCCGTCCACAGCCGGAACGCGTGAGTGTGGACTGTGGGAACGCTCGGGAGACTCACGGTGGGCAAAGGTCGAG tgtGACCATGGCTGCTGAGTCTGATGTCCTGCACTTCCAATTTGAGCAGCAAGGTGATGCTGTCCTACAGAAAATGAACCTCTTGAGACAGCAGAATTTATTTTGTGATGTATCCATCTATATCAATGACACGGAATTCCAGGGCCACAAAGTGATTTTTGCTGCTTGCTCTACTTTCATGAGAGATCAGTTTTTACTCAACCAGTCAAAGCAGGTCAGAATCACCATCTTGCAGAGTGCAGAGATTGGCAGAAAGTTATTGCTCTCTTGTTATACTGGTGCACTGGAGGTTAAAAGGAAAGAGCTTTTGAAATATTTGACTGCTGCAAGTTACCTTCAAATGGTACATATTGTGGAGAAGTGCACAGAAGCTTTGTCCAAGTATTTGGAAATAGATTCTTCTATGAAGAACAATAGCCAGGGTGCTGAGACATGTCATTCCTCTTATCCAGAACTAAAGGATGAAGATGAAAATTTAGAGAGAGACTGTGAAATAATTGAGATTTCTGAAGACAGTCCTGTAAACTTGGACATCCAAGTTAAACAAGAAAAAGACAATGTTTTGCAGCCTACTATACAGGGCTTGATATTGgacaaaaaagatatgaaaacatCAGAGATTTCAGCAGTTGAAATAgggtataaaaatgatgaaatttgcCTCTTCCGAATGGATTCTATCAATGTGCCCACTGTAGAAAGCGAGCAGTTTTCACAACCTTGTacttcttcaaaaacaaatatatattttccagaAACCCAGCATTCACTGATTAATTCTACAGTGGAAAGTAGGATGACAGAAGTTCCTGGAAGTCACTTTCAGGGGTTCATTGGTGAAAGCACAGAAGGTAGTGTTGGTGTAACAAATGGCCTTCAAAGTCTAGAAGAAGGTTATTCCTGGCGGCACCAGTGCCCTAAGTGTCCACGAGGATTTCTTcatcttgaaaactatctgcgCCATCTGAAAATGCACAAACTGTTTTTGTGTTTGCAATGTGGAAAAACATTTACACAGAAGAAAAATCTTAATCGACATATCCGAGGACATATGGGCATACGGCCATTCCAGTGTTCTGTGTGTTTAAAGACATTTACTGCCAAGAGCACACTTCAGGACCACTTGAACATTCACAGTGGAGATCGCCCATATAAATGCCACTGTTGTGACATGGACTTTAAGCACAAATCTGCCCTCAAAAAGCACTTGACTTCTGTTCATGGGAGAAATAGTGGTGAAAGGGCAAACCTTGATATCATCACAAAAGTCAAAATAGACTATGATTAA
- the ZBTB6 gene encoding zinc finger and BTB domain-containing protein 6 isoform X2, with protein MAAESDVLHFQFEQQGDAVLQKMNLLRQQNLFCDVSIYINDTEFQGHKVIFAACSTFMRDQFLLNQSKQVRITILQSAEIGRKLLLSCYTGALEVKRKELLKYLTAASYLQMVHIVEKCTEALSKYLEIDSSMKNNSQGAETCHSSYPELKDEDENLERDCEIIEISEDSPVNLDIQVKQEKDNVLQPTIQGLILDKKDMKTSEISAVEIGYKNDEICLFRMDSINVPTVESEQFSQPCTSSKTNIYFPETQHSLINSTVESRMTEVPGSHFQGFIGESTEGSVGVTNGLQSLEEGYSWRHQCPKCPRGFLHLENYLRHLKMHKLFLCLQCGKTFTQKKNLNRHIRGHMGIRPFQCSVCLKTFTAKSTLQDHLNIHSGDRPYKCHCCDMDFKHKSALKKHLTSVHGRNSGERANLDIITKVKIDYD; from the coding sequence ATGGCTGCTGAGTCTGATGTCCTGCACTTCCAATTTGAGCAGCAAGGTGATGCTGTCCTACAGAAAATGAACCTCTTGAGACAGCAGAATTTATTTTGTGATGTATCCATCTATATCAATGACACGGAATTCCAGGGCCACAAAGTGATTTTTGCTGCTTGCTCTACTTTCATGAGAGATCAGTTTTTACTCAACCAGTCAAAGCAGGTCAGAATCACCATCTTGCAGAGTGCAGAGATTGGCAGAAAGTTATTGCTCTCTTGTTATACTGGTGCACTGGAGGTTAAAAGGAAAGAGCTTTTGAAATATTTGACTGCTGCAAGTTACCTTCAAATGGTACATATTGTGGAGAAGTGCACAGAAGCTTTGTCCAAGTATTTGGAAATAGATTCTTCTATGAAGAACAATAGCCAGGGTGCTGAGACATGTCATTCCTCTTATCCAGAACTAAAGGATGAAGATGAAAATTTAGAGAGAGACTGTGAAATAATTGAGATTTCTGAAGACAGTCCTGTAAACTTGGACATCCAAGTTAAACAAGAAAAAGACAATGTTTTGCAGCCTACTATACAGGGCTTGATATTGgacaaaaaagatatgaaaacatCAGAGATTTCAGCAGTTGAAATAgggtataaaaatgatgaaatttgcCTCTTCCGAATGGATTCTATCAATGTGCCCACTGTAGAAAGCGAGCAGTTTTCACAACCTTGTacttcttcaaaaacaaatatatattttccagaAACCCAGCATTCACTGATTAATTCTACAGTGGAAAGTAGGATGACAGAAGTTCCTGGAAGTCACTTTCAGGGGTTCATTGGTGAAAGCACAGAAGGTAGTGTTGGTGTAACAAATGGCCTTCAAAGTCTAGAAGAAGGTTATTCCTGGCGGCACCAGTGCCCTAAGTGTCCACGAGGATTTCTTcatcttgaaaactatctgcgCCATCTGAAAATGCACAAACTGTTTTTGTGTTTGCAATGTGGAAAAACATTTACACAGAAGAAAAATCTTAATCGACATATCCGAGGACATATGGGCATACGGCCATTCCAGTGTTCTGTGTGTTTAAAGACATTTACTGCCAAGAGCACACTTCAGGACCACTTGAACATTCACAGTGGAGATCGCCCATATAAATGCCACTGTTGTGACATGGACTTTAAGCACAAATCTGCCCTCAAAAAGCACTTGACTTCTGTTCATGGGAGAAATAGTGGTGAAAGGGCAAACCTTGATATCATCACAAAAGTCAAAATAGACTATGATTAA